Proteins encoded by one window of Swingsia samuiensis:
- a CDS encoding PhyR family response regulator anti-anti-sigma factor, translated as MTDKVRQEFIKALPYARRFARALTGDRAQGDLLLEKVLKRISFEEPREISARLFLYKELLTDLAKDYSFKTGISFQQRALLLLTSLEEQGLESAAKVVGLTEDDAAKELCVARKALQDIAQTTVLIIEDEPIIALDIQDLVERCGHTIAGIAHTETDAVKLAEEKNPGLILADINLGNGGDGMSAVGRILQNHKTPVIFVTAYPERLLQGGLHEPPFIITKPFEPMALAVATYQAVTGGVSPL; from the coding sequence ATGACTGATAAGGTACGTCAGGAATTTATCAAGGCGCTTCCTTATGCTCGTCGTTTTGCGCGTGCTTTGACGGGAGACCGTGCGCAGGGAGATCTTCTTTTAGAAAAGGTTTTAAAAAGAATTTCTTTCGAAGAACCTCGTGAAATTTCTGCTAGGCTCTTTCTGTATAAAGAACTTCTTACGGATCTTGCAAAAGATTACAGCTTTAAAACAGGCATATCATTCCAACAAAGAGCCCTTTTGTTGCTCACTTCCCTAGAGGAACAAGGATTAGAATCAGCAGCAAAAGTTGTTGGTCTAACAGAAGATGATGCAGCTAAAGAGTTGTGTGTTGCTCGAAAAGCCTTACAAGATATAGCGCAAACAACTGTTTTAATTATTGAAGATGAACCAATTATTGCTCTGGATATTCAAGACTTGGTTGAGCGTTGTGGGCATACAATTGCGGGGATTGCTCATACAGAAACTGATGCAGTGAAGCTAGCTGAAGAGAAAAACCCTGGCTTAATTCTGGCAGATATAAACCTTGGGAATGGTGGTGACGGTATGAGTGCTGTCGGCCGCATTTTACAGAACCACAAAACCCCTGTCATTTTTGTGACAGCGTATCCTGAGCGGTTACTTCAAGGCGGCCTCCATGAACCTCCGTTTATTATTACAAAGCCTTTTGAGCCTATGGCCCTTGCTGTTGCGACCTATCAAGCTGTGACGGGAGGGGTTTCTCCTTTGTAA
- the mscL gene encoding large conductance mechanosensitive channel protein MscL has product MSGSKHTLHTPTWVGDFKNFIMRGNVIDLAVGVVIGAAFTAIVNSAVKDLITPLIGLVTGGVDFSNLFVTLKGPHLATLAESQKAGAVTLNVGIFLNAVIQFLIIAFFIFWVIRLIGKLHRKEEVVEAPPAPTKEEVLLTEIRDLLASKQS; this is encoded by the coding sequence ATGAGCGGATCCAAACATACTCTTCACACCCCTACATGGGTTGGAGATTTCAAAAATTTCATCATGCGTGGCAATGTTATTGACCTTGCCGTCGGTGTCGTTATCGGTGCAGCTTTTACGGCAATCGTAAACAGCGCGGTAAAAGATCTTATTACCCCACTCATTGGACTTGTTACAGGCGGGGTTGATTTCTCAAATCTTTTTGTCACACTTAAAGGACCTCATCTTGCTACACTAGCTGAATCACAAAAAGCTGGTGCAGTCACTCTAAATGTGGGTATCTTCCTAAACGCCGTTATCCAGTTCTTAATTATTGCTTTCTTCATTTTCTGGGTCATTCGCTTAATCGGTAAATTACACCGCAAAGAAGAAGTCGTTGAAGCACCTCCAGCACCAACGAAAGAAGAAGTTCTTTTAACCGAGATCCGTGATCTGCTAGCAAGCAAACAGTCATAA
- a CDS encoding Gfo/Idh/MocA family protein encodes MNIQKQLRVGIVGAGHFGRFHALKSASNPSEHLIALYDPDIKRAQSVAHEVKCSIASDYQSLLKHVDAIIIAAPAEFHFTLASEALQAGKHVLVEKPISATLDEAYQLAKIAKETNQVLQVGHLLRYSAEHKAITERVKRPLYIEATRIAPFKPRGIDVSVILDLMIHDIDLVLSIVDSPIAEIDALGAAVSSEHEDIANARLRFENGCVATITASRISLKTERRMRLFSQDGYLSADFMERKLTFIGREKGIILPGTGGFKRESVSWKEHDNLAVEHQAFVASCLEGAPVLVDAQAGIRALDTAIRVTESIKNSRKIMEISGLITP; translated from the coding sequence ATGAATATTCAAAAACAACTTCGTGTAGGCATTGTTGGCGCCGGACATTTTGGCAGATTCCATGCTCTCAAATCGGCATCCAATCCATCAGAACACCTGATTGCTCTTTATGATCCAGACATCAAGCGTGCTCAATCTGTTGCCCATGAAGTAAAATGTTCTATTGCCTCTGATTATCAGAGCCTTTTAAAACATGTTGATGCTATCATTATTGCTGCCCCCGCTGAATTTCATTTCACTTTAGCAAGCGAGGCTCTTCAGGCTGGCAAGCATGTCCTCGTGGAAAAGCCCATTTCTGCAACACTGGATGAAGCATATCAACTTGCCAAGATAGCAAAAGAAACCAACCAAGTTTTGCAAGTAGGCCATTTATTAAGATATTCAGCTGAACATAAAGCAATTACAGAACGCGTAAAAAGACCTCTTTATATTGAGGCAACACGTATTGCCCCTTTTAAACCAAGAGGGATCGACGTTTCTGTCATTCTTGACCTTATGATCCATGATATCGATCTTGTTCTTTCTATCGTTGATAGTCCCATTGCTGAAATTGATGCCCTTGGCGCTGCTGTTTCTAGTGAGCATGAAGATATTGCGAACGCACGCCTACGCTTTGAAAATGGCTGTGTGGCTACAATTACAGCAAGTCGAATTTCACTGAAAACAGAACGTCGCATGCGTCTCTTTTCTCAAGACGGCTATTTATCTGCTGATTTTATGGAGCGTAAACTTACTTTTATTGGTCGAGAAAAAGGAATTATTCTTCCAGGGACAGGGGGGTTTAAACGCGAATCAGTCAGTTGGAAAGAGCATGATAATTTAGCGGTGGAGCATCAAGCTTTTGTCGCTTCTTGCCTTGAAGGGGCTCCCGTTCTTGTTGATGCCCAAGCAGGGATTCGTGCTTTAGATACTGCAATACGAGTAACAGAGAGCATAAAAAACTCTCGTAAAATTATGGAAATTTCTGGCCTTATTACTCCTTAG
- a CDS encoding ABC-F family ATP-binding cassette domain-containing protein, translating into MSAPILTLQNITYTLGGRPLLDEAELSVSAGERICLVGRNGSGKSTLLKIVAGEILPDDGVRFVQPGVKVHYLAQEPDLSAYPTTFDYVVEDLEETEHYRARAMLSELGMTGEENCQNLSGGEVRRTALARALAANADLLLLDEPTNHLDLPTITWLEKELISSQMAMIVISHDRRLLETLSRSVVWLEHGKTRQLDQGFARYEAWRDEILENEERDAHKLDRKIAREEDWMRYGVTARRKRNVRRVAELAQLRNQRREFSARSNGTLKMEAVESESGGKITVGAENISWSYPDRSIVADLDLKILRGDRLGLVGANGAGKTTLIRLLTGKLLPQEGSVYIGPSVSMVTLDQQREDLNPNKTLADTLTGGSGDMVQVGNEKCHVIGYMKEFLFRPEQARTPVAKLSGGERGRLALACALAKPSNLIVLDEPTNDLDLETLDLLQEMLSDYAGTVLLVSHDRDFLDRVASSVLVAEGDGRWVEYAGGYSDMLVQRRGQAPAERTNNEKNEDIGSTKATAKTVKKQTKLSYKDKRELDLLPAKMAKLEKEIQAFQDILSDPELYSREPDKFKKTTDLLEKKEKELQECEELWLELEVKKEELEG; encoded by the coding sequence ATGTCAGCACCCATTTTAACACTCCAGAATATTACTTATACTTTAGGTGGGCGCCCCTTATTGGACGAAGCAGAGCTTTCCGTTTCTGCTGGAGAGCGTATCTGTCTTGTCGGGCGGAATGGATCAGGTAAGTCAACACTCCTAAAAATTGTTGCGGGTGAGATTTTACCTGATGATGGTGTAAGGTTTGTTCAGCCTGGCGTAAAAGTTCATTATCTTGCACAAGAGCCTGATTTATCTGCATATCCGACAACATTTGATTATGTTGTAGAAGATTTAGAAGAGACAGAGCATTATCGCGCCCGTGCCATGCTTTCTGAATTAGGTATGACAGGGGAAGAAAACTGTCAAAACCTTTCTGGCGGAGAAGTGCGTCGTACAGCGCTGGCCAGGGCCCTCGCCGCCAATGCAGATTTGCTTCTCCTTGATGAACCAACTAATCATCTTGACCTTCCAACAATAACGTGGCTCGAAAAAGAACTTATTTCGTCACAGATGGCTATGATTGTGATTAGCCATGATCGTCGTCTTTTAGAGACTTTGTCACGAAGTGTCGTCTGGTTGGAGCATGGGAAAACGCGTCAGCTTGACCAAGGCTTTGCTCGATATGAAGCCTGGCGTGATGAAATTTTAGAAAATGAAGAACGCGATGCACATAAGCTAGATCGTAAAATAGCTCGTGAAGAAGATTGGATGCGTTATGGCGTCACAGCACGCCGAAAACGAAATGTGAGGCGCGTTGCGGAATTAGCCCAACTTCGGAATCAACGTCGTGAATTTTCTGCTCGATCAAACGGCACTTTAAAGATGGAGGCTGTAGAATCAGAAAGTGGAGGAAAGATCACAGTTGGTGCAGAAAACATATCGTGGTCATATCCTGACCGATCTATTGTTGCGGATCTTGACTTAAAAATTTTACGTGGTGATCGATTAGGGTTGGTTGGCGCAAACGGGGCTGGAAAGACAACGCTCATTCGATTGCTAACGGGAAAGTTATTACCTCAAGAAGGAAGTGTTTATATCGGCCCTTCCGTTTCTATGGTGACTTTAGATCAGCAACGTGAGGATTTAAATCCTAATAAAACTCTAGCGGATACTTTAACGGGTGGAAGTGGAGACATGGTGCAGGTTGGAAATGAAAAGTGCCATGTTATTGGGTACATGAAAGAGTTTTTGTTTCGCCCTGAACAAGCACGGACACCAGTTGCTAAATTATCAGGTGGAGAGCGTGGGCGACTAGCTTTGGCCTGCGCTTTGGCTAAGCCATCTAACTTGATCGTGCTGGATGAACCAACAAATGATTTGGATCTAGAGACCTTAGATTTGTTGCAGGAAATGTTGTCAGATTATGCGGGAACCGTTTTGCTGGTGAGCCATGATCGTGATTTTCTCGACCGGGTTGCTAGCTCAGTGTTGGTTGCGGAAGGTGATGGGCGTTGGGTGGAGTATGCGGGTGGATATTCCGATATGCTGGTTCAGCGACGTGGTCAAGCACCGGCTGAGCGAACCAATAATGAAAAAAATGAGGATATAGGCAGCACTAAAGCGACTGCAAAAACCGTAAAAAAACAAACAAAGTTAAGTTATAAAGACAAGAGGGAGTTAGATTTACTCCCTGCAAAAATGGCTAAGCTAGAAAAGGAAATACAAGCCTTTCAGGATATTTTGTCTGATCCTGAGCTTTATAGTCGTGAACCTGATAAATTTAAAAAAACGACCGACCTTTTAGAGAAGAAAGAAAAAGAATTACAGGAGTGTGAAGAGTTGTGGCTGGAGTTGGAGGTAAAAAAAGAGGAACTTGAAGGGTAA
- the rpmE gene encoding 50S ribosomal protein L31, with the protein MKPEIHPEYHEITVVMTDGTEFKTRSTYGKPGATLRLDVDPKSHPAWTGVQRMLDTGGQVAKFNKRFAGIGSRKK; encoded by the coding sequence ATGAAGCCTGAAATTCATCCTGAATATCATGAAATTACCGTCGTTATGACGGATGGAACGGAATTTAAAACCCGTTCGACGTACGGAAAGCCTGGCGCAACGTTGCGTCTTGACGTTGATCCAAAATCTCATCCAGCATGGACAGGTGTTCAACGGATGCTTGATACTGGTGGTCAGGTGGCTAAATTTAATAAACGTTTTGCCGGTATTGGTAGCCGCAAGAAGTAG
- a CDS encoding Hsp20 family protein — protein MGYDFTPLFRSAIGFDRLAHVAGKAANAQAIPSYPPYNIEKTAETEYALTMALAGFSPDEVEVLQENNTLVIRGNITEAARAREWLYRGIATRAFERRFVLADHIEIEKAELLNGLLTIIVKQVLPEAIKPRRIPIITDASHRQRQASNEQAA, from the coding sequence ATGGGGTATGATTTTACTCCTCTTTTTCGGAGTGCTATTGGATTTGATCGTCTTGCGCATGTTGCAGGAAAAGCGGCAAATGCACAGGCTATTCCTAGTTATCCACCATATAATATAGAAAAAACTGCAGAAACTGAGTATGCTTTAACGATGGCTTTAGCTGGTTTTTCTCCAGATGAAGTTGAGGTTTTGCAGGAAAATAACACGCTCGTTATTCGTGGGAATATAACGGAAGCTGCTCGTGCACGTGAGTGGCTCTATCGAGGGATAGCAACACGCGCTTTTGAGCGTCGTTTTGTTTTGGCAGATCATATTGAAATAGAAAAAGCAGAGCTTTTAAATGGTTTGCTAACTATTATTGTGAAGCAAGTCCTTCCTGAAGCGATAAAGCCTCGGCGTATTCCTATTATAACAGATGCGTCACATCGCCAAAGACAAGCAAGTAACGAGCAAGCTGCCTAA
- a CDS encoding NepR family anti-sigma factor, whose amino-acid sequence MTGGDQSKPSSGKPEDDNKESPFAIWLSRELHQLFDDVANEPIPDSLLNLIEKDRNKE is encoded by the coding sequence ATGACCGGAGGAGATCAGTCTAAACCCTCATCCGGAAAACCGGAAGACGATAATAAAGAATCGCCTTTTGCTATCTGGTTAAGTCGAGAATTACATCAACTTTTTGATGACGTAGCGAATGAACCTATTCCTGATTCGTTATTAAACCTCATTGAAAAAGATCGTAATAAAGAATGA
- a CDS encoding sigma-70 family RNA polymerase sigma factor, whose protein sequence is MRGFARFLCKNTTLADDLVQETVVRALRAQDQFVENTSLKAWLFTIQRNIFYEQKRRSSREETVFQDYEKSQSEPTRNNNQNARDAITDLSSFLWELPDTLREAIILVGAQELSYEDAAAVCNVPIGTIKARVSRARAQLAELAKEHSII, encoded by the coding sequence TTGCGTGGTTTTGCTCGCTTTTTATGTAAAAATACCACTCTTGCAGACGATCTCGTTCAGGAAACAGTCGTTCGCGCTTTACGTGCTCAAGACCAATTCGTCGAAAATACTTCTCTAAAAGCATGGCTTTTTACCATTCAACGTAATATTTTTTACGAGCAAAAGCGCCGCTCATCACGAGAGGAAACTGTCTTTCAAGATTATGAAAAAAGTCAGTCTGAACCTACTCGAAACAACAATCAAAATGCGCGCGATGCTATTACTGATTTAAGTAGTTTTTTATGGGAACTTCCCGACACATTACGTGAGGCAATCATCTTAGTGGGCGCTCAAGAATTGTCATATGAAGATGCGGCCGCTGTATGCAATGTTCCCATCGGAACAATTAAAGCACGTGTTTCCAGAGCGCGAGCTCAGCTAGCTGAATTAGCCAAAGAGCACTCTATAATTTAG
- a CDS encoding sensor histidine kinase has translation MALIVATTLPLAIIASLLAWHSYEANKDNSIFRAERNAQATLSEISNDIDRTHSVLDMLAGNNISTKNALHEFNLIQTLSQYRYCSLILTDKGGVPITVLPPPSIQDPKICQTKKINPFFIHNKNFYSNVGIEILEGEVGPLLRFVAPIINNNSVNGFIISTKNFVWQSNHIQSDYIHLYSNSYISKSNHYLITQNGDAFSFLPDHPEKVELPIQVKNRINLILKTHTQHDAFTIDDIAYVFQNAYGSINLLITTERTPAEKKALHIFVIRVGLIVLLLTLELIVVAWAARTFLVQPIERLALAVFNWKEGDTFISPQNRFIPLENQHLEKAFITATKRLSRHEKALEESARNQDLLIKEIHHRVKNNLQIVASLLNLQANRIRSQEAREEFHLVRDRVRALATLHRYLYSDKGLSGLNIHDFLEELSTLLLATYDMHTQTRIRLKLDVDHILIAPDQAVPIALIVTEVISNALRFAFPEKQSGYIRISLKQSELSNGEKNIEMILGDNGIGFRANDPDTNTRREGIGIQLIRGFSRQIDADLTINNQDGTWYIIKFQPSDPLPSAISLAQQTIQNAEKNIHSSL, from the coding sequence ATGGCTCTTATTGTAGCAACTACTCTTCCTTTAGCCATTATTGCAAGCCTTTTAGCGTGGCACAGCTACGAAGCGAATAAAGATAATTCTATCTTTAGAGCTGAACGAAATGCACAGGCTACTCTTTCTGAAATTTCTAATGATATCGATCGCACGCATAGTGTTTTAGATATGCTGGCGGGAAATAATATTTCTACAAAAAATGCATTGCATGAATTTAATCTAATTCAAACACTTTCTCAATATCGCTATTGCTCTCTTATTTTAACCGATAAGGGGGGAGTGCCTATTACCGTACTTCCTCCACCCTCCATACAGGATCCAAAAATTTGTCAAACAAAGAAGATAAATCCTTTTTTCATTCATAACAAAAACTTTTATTCAAATGTTGGTATTGAAATCTTAGAAGGAGAGGTGGGGCCTTTATTAAGGTTTGTAGCCCCAATCATAAATAACAATTCAGTCAATGGATTTATAATTTCTACAAAAAATTTTGTCTGGCAAAGCAATCATATCCAAAGTGATTATATTCACCTCTATTCCAATAGTTATATAAGTAAATCAAACCATTATTTAATAACACAAAATGGGGATGCTTTTTCTTTTCTTCCTGATCATCCCGAAAAAGTAGAACTTCCTATACAAGTAAAAAATAGAATTAATTTAATTTTGAAGACCCATACTCAGCATGATGCTTTCACTATTGATGATATAGCTTACGTTTTCCAAAATGCATATGGGTCTATTAACTTACTCATTACAACTGAAAGAACTCCTGCAGAAAAAAAAGCTCTACATATTTTTGTAATAAGAGTTGGTCTTATTGTTCTTCTTTTAACTCTGGAACTTATTGTCGTTGCTTGGGCTGCCCGAACCTTTTTAGTCCAACCGATTGAACGCTTAGCTTTGGCCGTTTTTAACTGGAAAGAGGGAGATACTTTTATATCGCCTCAAAATCGATTTATTCCCCTTGAGAACCAACACCTAGAAAAGGCCTTTATAACCGCTACAAAACGATTATCGCGTCACGAAAAAGCTTTAGAAGAATCAGCTCGAAATCAGGATTTACTTATCAAAGAAATCCACCATCGCGTAAAAAACAATCTACAAATTGTTGCTTCTCTACTAAATTTGCAAGCAAATCGTATTCGTTCCCAAGAAGCACGTGAGGAGTTTCATCTTGTTAGAGACCGTGTTCGTGCCCTCGCAACTCTTCATAGATATTTATATTCAGATAAAGGTCTTTCAGGGTTAAATATTCATGACTTTCTTGAAGAGTTAAGCACGCTTCTTCTCGCTACGTACGATATGCATACACAAACTCGTATTCGTTTAAAGCTTGACGTTGATCATATATTAATTGCTCCAGACCAAGCCGTCCCCATAGCTCTCATTGTCACAGAAGTCATCAGCAATGCGTTGAGATTTGCTTTTCCAGAAAAACAATCAGGGTATATTCGAATATCCTTAAAGCAAAGTGAATTATCTAATGGAGAAAAAAATATTGAAATGATCTTAGGAGATAATGGTATTGGGTTTAGAGCAAATGATCCTGATACGAATACTCGAAGAGAAGGTATTGGTATTCAATTAATCCGTGGATTTTCTCGCCAAATAGATGCTGACCTAACCATTAATAATCAAGATGGCACTTGGTATATTATTAAATTCCAACCAAGCGATCCACTCCCATCAGCTATTTCTCTTGCGCAACAAACAATACAAAACGCTGAAAAAAACATACACAGTTCTCTGTAA
- the secD gene encoding protein translocase subunit SecD, with amino-acid sequence MMYYSRLKMLGIISVCLIGALLCLPNFIKSPSPALPWRQVHLGLDLRGGSYLLLQLDLKSLQHDRLQSLQDQARQSLLDKSLGYRDFQKDDQAGVLSFEARSESERTADMKAVEAIPQSVPNEFSISEKDGRILITLQHDALLQRAREAVSQSIEIVRRRIDATGAVDPSIARQGDDQIVVELPGVSDPEHIKTLLGTTARLTFRLLAPNPNVASMGSTMLEDISTHTQVAVQDHIDVDGADLTNAGAVIDQQTGGWAVTFQLNSTGATAFANVTRENVNKRFAIVLDNKVIEAPNIINPITAGSGQITGGFNARSASDLALLLRAGALPAPLAVVEQRTIGPSLGAASIRAGIISLGVGFVLVVMFMALFYARFGLYADIALFANLILMVAILSLFQATLTLPGMAGMLLTLGMAVDANILINERIREEVKRGRPPLQALQAGFERATGTIIDSNATAFLAHVMLFVFGTGPVRNFALTITIGIVTTLFTTLLLSRLLIVRWYARTRPKKLPV; translated from the coding sequence ATGATGTATTACAGCCGGCTTAAAATGTTGGGTATCATTAGCGTCTGTCTAATTGGTGCCCTGCTTTGTCTGCCAAACTTTATCAAATCACCTTCGCCAGCGCTGCCATGGCGACAGGTTCATCTGGGGCTTGATTTGCGTGGAGGGTCATACCTTCTTTTGCAATTGGATTTAAAATCTCTCCAGCATGACAGATTACAATCCTTACAGGACCAAGCTCGTCAGTCTCTTTTAGATAAGTCTCTTGGATATAGAGACTTTCAGAAAGATGACCAGGCAGGCGTTTTAAGCTTTGAGGCTCGTTCTGAAAGTGAACGCACAGCAGATATGAAAGCTGTTGAAGCTATTCCGCAGAGTGTTCCAAATGAATTCTCTATTTCAGAAAAAGATGGACGTATCCTTATAACGCTTCAACACGATGCGTTACTCCAACGAGCACGAGAAGCTGTTTCCCAATCGATTGAGATTGTTCGGCGACGTATTGATGCGACTGGAGCGGTAGATCCGAGTATCGCTCGTCAAGGTGATGACCAAATTGTTGTTGAGTTGCCAGGTGTTAGTGATCCAGAACATATCAAAACGCTTTTAGGAACGACAGCACGGCTAACATTCCGCTTATTGGCACCGAACCCAAATGTAGCAAGTATGGGTTCTACTATGCTGGAAGATATCAGTACTCATACCCAAGTTGCAGTACAGGATCATATTGATGTTGATGGTGCTGACTTAACAAATGCTGGTGCTGTAATCGACCAACAAACAGGCGGGTGGGCTGTTACATTTCAGTTAAATAGTACAGGCGCAACAGCTTTTGCAAATGTGACACGTGAGAATGTTAATAAACGCTTTGCAATTGTTCTTGATAATAAAGTGATTGAAGCGCCGAACATTATCAATCCAATTACAGCTGGGAGTGGCCAGATTACAGGAGGGTTTAATGCCCGGTCAGCATCTGACTTAGCCCTCTTATTACGTGCCGGCGCCCTTCCCGCTCCGCTTGCTGTAGTAGAGCAGCGGACAATTGGCCCAAGTTTAGGGGCCGCTTCTATACGTGCAGGCATTATCAGCCTTGGAGTTGGTTTTGTTCTGGTCGTAATGTTTATGGCGCTCTTTTATGCGCGCTTTGGCTTATATGCTGATATAGCCTTGTTTGCTAACTTAATCCTTATGGTAGCTATCCTTTCGCTTTTCCAAGCAACTCTGACGCTGCCTGGTATGGCGGGTATGTTGTTGACCCTTGGTATGGCGGTGGATGCTAACATTCTGATTAACGAGCGTATTCGCGAGGAAGTGAAAAGAGGCCGCCCTCCTCTTCAAGCATTACAAGCAGGCTTTGAGCGCGCAACAGGTACGATTATTGATAGTAATGCAACAGCTTTTCTGGCGCACGTAATGCTGTTCGTTTTTGGAACGGGTCCCGTTCGTAATTTTGCTCTAACAATCACGATTGGTATCGTAACTACCCTTTTTACGACTTTGCTTCTTTCACGGTTGCTTATCGTAAGGTGGTATGCCCGTACCCGTCCTAAAAAACTGCCGGTTTAA
- a CDS encoding sigma-70 family RNA polymerase sigma factor has product MTFHDQVIAILPKLRVQALSLTRNRAAAEDLVQDAVCNALSAQASFIPGTNFSAWMHRILRNRFISDLRKRRETTDIDDVPAANFSSSATHEDNLALKDLSLALSRLPADQREALVMVVMQGMSYEALAEATDCAVGTAKSRVFRARRQLEAWMTGDLPSNDKLRIKVKALRDAIDARQRKGESYEDLLID; this is encoded by the coding sequence ATGACGTTCCATGACCAAGTTATTGCTATTCTTCCTAAGCTACGCGTTCAGGCTTTATCATTGACTCGTAATCGCGCCGCCGCTGAGGACTTGGTCCAAGATGCTGTCTGCAATGCTCTTTCAGCTCAAGCTAGCTTTATTCCTGGAACAAACTTTTCCGCTTGGATGCATCGTATTTTAAGAAATCGCTTTATTTCTGACTTACGTAAACGTCGTGAAACAACAGACATTGATGATGTCCCAGCTGCAAATTTTTCTAGTTCAGCGACCCATGAAGACAATCTGGCTTTGAAAGACCTCTCCCTTGCCTTATCACGTCTTCCTGCTGACCAACGTGAAGCATTGGTTATGGTTGTCATGCAAGGTATGAGCTATGAAGCCTTAGCTGAGGCTACCGATTGCGCTGTTGGTACAGCAAAAAGCCGTGTGTTCCGTGCTCGTCGTCAATTAGAAGCATGGATGACAGGTGACTTACCAAGCAATGATAAATTACGCATTAAAGTCAAAGCGTTACGGGATGCTATTGATGCACGTCAACGCAAGGGAGAATCTTACGAAGACCTCTTGATCGATTAA
- the secF gene encoding protein translocase subunit SecF, giving the protein MLSRPLFRFVRDDSRIDFMRGRYMGLIVSAVLSIASIILFFHPGLKLGLDFRGGVVVEAQTPQKADFGVIRAALERAHIHPDAIQAFGSDRDVRISINAPEGVNQAAQTQKLVDGVKGSIAQALPGTQVLRADAVGASVSSELFRDGVLALGCSLLMILVYIWIRFEREFAISAVVTLILDLTKTVGFLAVTRFEFDLVMVAALLTILGYSTNDKVVVYDRIRENLRKYRTMPLRELLNLSINETLNRTLGTSMTVFLAALPLALFGGSTLTGFATVMLFGIVVGTSSSIFIAAPLLLLLGHKRLRKSEKV; this is encoded by the coding sequence ATGTTGTCTCGCCCTCTTTTTCGTTTTGTTCGTGATGATAGTCGCATTGACTTTATGCGAGGTCGTTACATGGGGTTGATTGTTTCGGCAGTTTTGTCGATTGCATCAATCATTCTTTTTTTTCATCCGGGTTTGAAGCTTGGGTTAGATTTTAGAGGGGGAGTTGTCGTGGAAGCGCAAACTCCTCAAAAAGCTGATTTTGGAGTAATACGAGCCGCGTTAGAGCGTGCTCATATTCACCCTGATGCAATACAAGCCTTTGGAAGTGATCGAGATGTACGTATTTCGATTAATGCTCCTGAAGGGGTGAACCAAGCAGCACAAACTCAAAAATTGGTAGATGGTGTAAAAGGTTCTATCGCTCAAGCGCTTCCAGGGACACAGGTTCTGCGGGCAGATGCTGTGGGCGCCTCTGTATCGTCTGAGTTGTTCCGGGATGGGGTTCTGGCTCTTGGGTGCAGCCTTTTAATGATTCTTGTTTATATCTGGATACGATTTGAACGAGAGTTTGCGATTAGTGCTGTTGTAACTTTAATACTCGATTTGACTAAGACAGTTGGATTTCTCGCTGTAACCCGATTTGAGTTTGACCTTGTTATGGTAGCAGCCCTACTGACTATTTTAGGGTATTCTACTAATGATAAAGTTGTTGTTTACGATAGAATTCGTGAAAATTTACGAAAATATCGGACAATGCCTTTGAGAGAGTTGTTGAATTTATCGATTAATGAAACACTTAACCGAACATTGGGTACATCTATGACCGTATTTCTTGCTGCGTTGCCACTGGCGTTATTTGGCGGAAGTACGTTGACTGGGTTTGCTACGGTCATGCTGTTTGGAATTGTCGTGGGGACATCTTCGTCTATTTTTATCGCAGCACCGTTATTGCTTCTTTTAGGGCATAAGCGCCTTAGAAAGAGTGAAAAAGTTTAA